The Apium graveolens cultivar Ventura chromosome 10, ASM990537v1, whole genome shotgun sequence nucleotide sequence CAGCCTGTGTTTTGGAGACTACTTAATACAAGTTAGTTGTCTACTCTTTTGCTGTCCTGATGCTGCATTTACATGTTTGGAATGGAGTAAATATGATTAATAAAAGGTGCTATTGTCTTTCTCATCTTATAACTTATAATTATCTCATATCGAATCAATTTATTTCATAGTACTTCCTGGACCAAGAATTGGGCCTGGTGAAAACAAGTGTCAAGCACTTGAAATTGTCCGAATAATTTGGGGAGAGATTGTTGAACAGACAGATGATGAAATTTTGTGGAACATAATCAGAGGTCCTGTGGAGATATTAAAAGTCAGAGAACGTAATCTCCCCTATGGCAAATTAATCGATAAAAGTGTACATCCATCAAGACTTTTGTTTGTTGCTGCTGCATTGGGCAACAGTAAATCTTCGTAAGACTTTTGTTTTAATCGAGCTTCTTCGATTGTGCCCGGAGCTGATATGGAAGATAGATGACAATGAGCGAACAATTTTCCATGTTGCAGTTTTACATCGTCAGGAAAGTGTCTACAACCTGTTATACGAGATAGGCTCAAATAAGGACATTGTAACTTCTATCAAAGACAAAGATGGCAACAATATACTACATTTGGCCGCCATAAAACCAAAAAAAGACCAGCAACATATTGTGTCAGGAGTAGCTCTTCAAATGCAAAAGGAACTGCTCTGGTACAAGGTAAAATTCTTCCCTCTGTGATTCAATCATTAGAAACTAATTCCTGGAAGAATCTTTGTAGTTCATCTACACAGTGTTTAGAATTCTGCTTCATTCTTTTTCGGCATCTAATTCCCTTTTTAATAAAATTGgattttttgtttaattttccCAATGCTTATTACCTGCTCTACCTGTTTATTTTTTCAATTTGTATCATTAAATTAATATGTTATTTAAAAAGTTAAAATTCCCATAGGAAGTAGAAACTATGGTGCAACCTTCTTTGAGAGAGAAGAAAAACAAAAGAGGAAACAGCAGCTCAGTGCATGCCGACATGATGGAGAAAGGGGAACGGTGGATGAAGGAAACAGCAGCTCAGTGCATGGTTGTTGCAGCCCTCATAGCCACAATCATGTTTGCAGCAGCTTTTACTTTACCTGGTGGTACCAATCAGGAGACCGGGCATCCGATATTCAAACAAGAAAGTGCCTTCATAATGTTTGTAATAATGGATGCCATATCATTGTTCAGCTCCTCAGCTTCTATACTCATgttcttggtcattttcacagCACGCTATGCAGAGAGAGATTTCTTGGTGTCTTTACCTATAAAATTGATGATAGGCCTCCTCTCACTTTTCATCTCAATTACTACGATGATGATTGCTTTCAGTGCCAGCTTCTTCCTCGTTTATACAAAAGGTACAAAATGGGTACCTTATCTGATATCTGGCTTAGCTGGAGTACCTGTTGCGTTATTTGCTGCACTTCAATATCGTCTATCTTATGATATGGTTCGCACAACATTTAGTTCGAGTTTCCTGTTCAAGCCTAAGAAACACGGGCTTTACTTATATTTTGTTCTACCACCTTTCATTAagggctgttcacgaaccgagtCAAGCCGAGTTTTGATCAAATAGAGCTGAAATTTAGTTTTTTTCTGACGAACCGAGTcgagccgagctttcttatcGAACAAAAATCGTGTTCGAGCTCGTTAACTAACAAGCCGAACGCATATAAATAAAGAACAGTACTAGATGTTTCAAACTGGATACCAAAATTCGTTCTCATGATATAAAAACCTGTTAACCGATAGATAAAAAATTAGAAGAAATTTGATTGTAGCAAATTCTTTTCTACATGCGGTATAGGCCCTCGACACCAAAGTGAACGCATTCATAAAACCCGAAACTAATGCATATTTGCTCCCAGCCTCTCACAAGCGAGCCACAAAATGTTCTACTTAAAATTAACTTTTCAAGCAACTACATGGCGACGAAAAAACAACGTGACTGATTTTCAAATAATTCTACACAAAAATGTACTTGGAAATCTAATCTGTTTGAATATCCTTAAGATTTTAAAGCGGGTTACTCAACTAATTCTACTGTTATTCCACTAGGTGTTCCATGAATTGCGTGGAACATCGTGCATGGTTGAGGAACATAGTTTTGTTTCCATTTTCTCTTCTCACCTAATGCAGTTGAGCATTTTACTTGAGATAAATGGACTTTTAACTTTCAAAGTAAACTTCTAAATAGTTTTTTAGATAGCATAGCCATGTGCAGATGTGTAAACTTAGAGGAGACTCTCAGTGAAACTTCTGATCAAGATTCAGACCAGTTCCATTTCACACGGGGTTACAAAATCTACAATCTAGTAGGCCATCATCTTGATCCCCTTGTACTTACCTTACCTTTTCATTTCTAACTTCATCGAACTTCTTTCCTATCGCATGCATGCATGCTCATAAAATTTTTAGTACTGACCTTGTGTATATAGAAGATTTCAAATAAGGGAGTTCTCTTCTGAAAGTTCTTGATCAAAAGCTACAATGTCTAGGTCTGTCACCTGAAATAATAACTTTTTCTGCAGAGAGTTTTGATATTGACGAGTTCTAATACACCCAGGCTGAAGATTCATATCAATGTCCCCTCCTGATTATCTCTTTAATTTGAACATCAATGTCGATAATTACCAAGATGAAAGGTCAACTGCAGAATTCAACAATCAGGAGGAAACCGAGCATATTCTGCAAAGAGAAAGATCAAGACTTGTGCAAGCAAATGAACTTAAAGGTCAACAAGAGATTGAGCATATTCGATCGAGACTAAGTTCAATTTCCGAACTTGTGCAAACAGATGAATATGAAAATCAGCAACGGATCGAGTATATTCGTCCGAAACATAGTTCACTTTCTGAACATGTGCGTACAAATGATCATGAAGATCAGCAAGGAATCGAGTATATCCGACCGAGGCTAAGTTCAATTTCTGAACTTGTGCAAGCAGGTGAATATACAAATCAGCCGGAGATTGTGTATAAtctgttggaataatcttaaatttagttattaattattttggttatttatttaaattatgttttaaataagatgTGTTTTGTTTTAGAGTAAAATGCACACTGTGTACCTGTTGTTTCCACATTGTGCTCTATGTGTACCTGTAGTTCAATATTTAGCAATGTGTGTATCTCTGATTACTAGATTCTAGCAGTTAGTGTACTTCCGTTAGTTTGAGATTAACAGAGTTAAAGTACAGCTGGAATGGAGGGGCATCTCTGTCTTTTGGTACCCCTAACGGCTATATTGTTGTTTGGTGGTCTATAAACATAACAAAGGGGTGTTTTTGTTTAAGAGGTGGCTGCAAATTAAGATAAGTGTTGAATGGGGGAATATTGCAATTGTCAAATGGTGGTGGTTGAACGGACTGCTTGGACGGAGAGGAATGTTGGGAGAAGGTTTGTGAGCTGTGTTTATAGTAGAAGGGGTTGCAAATATTTCCGATGGTTGATGGTCCGATTTGCGATCGTGGGCGTGAAGTGATACGTGGCTTGCTCAGAAGAATAGAGAACgaagaagaagagaaagagaAGGTGAAGATAGTCCAGCATAATGGTGCCTCAATTGAAGCATATGTGCCCAGACAAATTATTGTGTTTATGAAATTTGTTTTTATCTTTGTTGTTATGTTAATAGTCTACAATTTATCCGGAAAGAATTGTGTTTGTAATGTTTAATTCACAATGTAGCTCGTATGAGCATTGTTAAGTTAATGAATTGCATTGTGTTTGTTGCACTTTTGATTTTTAAGAAGAAAACAGTAGTAGATAGATCATTCAATAATCCAGCATTACAATAAGAAATGGTGCATAGAAATGATACATAGAAATGAAAGCAGCACCATTAGAGACATGCAAATGACACAGGGAAATGAAAATTAAACAGAGCATAAGTAGCTAAATTAAGCAATATCAGCAGCAAGAACAGATGCCATGAAACCAGGGGCATTGGCAAGCTCCTCCACTCCACCTTCACCATCAAGATGGAAGTTAGCAAGCACAGTAGCAGCCTCATTTCCAGCTTTGGACACATGCTCAATACGGCATGAGTCTCATGCCTAATTCTCCAGATTTTTGATGAACACAACCAAGTTAGCAAGCCAGAAATCTGGATCAGGATTCATAACTGCATTCACTGCCTCCGCAGAGTCACATTCCACCACAACATGTTTAGTATCATCCTTCTCCCAAGCCAACTTTAGCCCATAGAAAATGGACCAAAGCTCTGCACCAAGTGGTACCACCAAGCCTATCATACCAGCAGCCCCCCTGATCCACTCACCTCTCCTGTTTCTCATCACACAACCAACAGATGCCTTCATTCTAGACCTATCAAACACTCCCTTACAATTAACTTTGGCTACATGATAAGAAGGTTTACTCCACCCAGCCATGACTACAAACAAAATGTGTGTGATATATGTTATTTGGTGTGCAAAATTGTGGTAGCAGTGTGTGTTTTTATAGTACATAATGCATTAAAACCTTGTTCAACCCCCTACTGCATTTAGTCAAAACTGTAAGTTACAAAGCATTCAAACTTCATAACCCCAATACAAGTACACATATTAAGCCAATAAGAAAATAGCAAAATTAAAACCTTCATTAAATCATGCAAAAGAAACTGACTACATCAATGTTTGAATAAAATTTGTACAAaaaattttatcaaaaatatagttAGCATTACACTAGCTACAACAAAATACATGATAAAAAATCAGTTTCTAGTGCATCATTCTTCAACATTTTTTACTACTTCCAAGGAGGTCTTTTACCCAATCTTGCCTTTCTTGCATTAGCCTCAACTTCAATTTGCTTCAAAGTAGTGACATGACTCCCCCTAACCATGGATCTTTGAGGTTGTATGCCTAATGGTGTATCATCCATCCTAGCATGCTGAGTGTAAGAACCAAAAATTCCACCTTGACCACCACTTGACAATTCAAGGACTGATATTGTAGGTACTTGGTTAGATGCATCTGTTGTGCCGATTTGTGTTAACTTTTGATCCCACTGCActcttttgtttcttttttttaAATTAGTTTTGACAACACCATTAGCTTGATCAACTTTCTACAAAGCATAAATAACAGAGAATACGAAATAAtgataacaaaaaaattaaaatagtgATAACAACAAAATTAATGAAACAATGTACCTTAGCAGGACAAGTTCTGGTATTGTGTCTCTTTTCTTTGCAATAGTTGTAGAACACATTTGTGTTTTGCCTTCTCAATTTGGTGGCATCAATTGGGACatcattttttttgtttttttttggcCTTCCAGGTTGCACCTTGATCATTGGTGGTAAAGGGCCAGGTAGACCAGTTTTCTCCCAATATTGTGAGCTATTAATTGGTCCAATAGTATGGTTGTAAGTTGCTAAATACATATCCTTCCCATATGTAGGATGAATATAGTCTACCAACTTTAAATTTTTCCCTTGTATACAAGCACATGCATGGTAGCAAGGAGTTTAGTTAGGTCAAATTTTCTACAGGCACAAGTCCTAGTATCAAGATCAACTACTATTTCATGTCCCCCATCTGTCATTGTCACCAAATATTTGCTTTTTCCAGATCATTGCACTATGCAGCCAGTACTATAACCCATAGCCCTATAAATGCATGaacatttcaaaattttaattttttttacaagtAATAAGCcacaaaaatagaaaaaaatcACAGTAACTTAGTTGTTAATTTTTCTCATGGCATTAGGACATATGGGATTTCCAGCATAACTTTTAGCCATTTTATCTCTTCTATTTTGAATCCTCCTCATTGCACTCTTTTGTAAGCCCATTAGCAGTCCAATAACAGGAAGATCCCTGTACTCTCTAATGCTGTTGTTGTACACCTCACAGTGGTTATTGACAAACATATCTGAGGAACATATAGTCCTAAATGCTGCTCTTGACCACTGTGACATTGGTTTTTCTATCAACCAGTCATAACATTTTTTGGACAGCTAACAAAGGTAAAAAAACATGAAATAAGTATCAATGAAGCAACTGTCAGCTTAGCAAAGGTAAAAAAATGAAACAATTCAAGTACACATAATGCATTTAACTCTTTGTTTTATCTGTATCAAGACTAGGTCAGCTGGGAGTTACGTAGCATTAGGAGTATTTGAATAAGTCTGGAGTGATGGAGATAATGTGGGAGTGGATCCTATTTACTAGCCCATCAGCTCCGTTAGTTAGTTTTATCAGTTCTATATATTTTGTAAGGCGTAGTATGAAAAAAGTCTGCACGTGTTAATGTTGTTACTACTATTGCAGATCCTCCTCAGTCAGGTACCTATTATATGCCTTGTCAATTATCATTCAATAAATGATTGAATTCTTGATTCGGGGGCTATTGATCATATTACATGTATTGTCAATTATCTTATTGATATCAAGCCTTGTTCAGTTAAAATATGTCTTCCAAATGGTCAGTTTTCTCTAGTTACTCAAAAAGGGACTGTGAATCTTACTCCAACAATCATTCTACAAGATGTCTTGTTAATACCTGAGTTTCATTTTAATCTCATTTCTATAAGCACATTAATGTTTCAACTTAATCTCGAGGTACATTTTTTGCCTACACATTGTTTGATACAGGACCCTATGACCAAGAAGGTGACGGGGACTGGTAATCTTCAAGGCAATCTGTACAAGTTTGCTCTTCCTCAATCTCACAATAACTCCTCCTCAAGCACATTTTCTCAATCTCAGTCATCTGTTTTTTAAGTTTCTACCAGCCAGTTATGGCATGATAGGTTAGGGCACTCTCCAATAAATGTATTGAAACATATAGAGGATGTGTCCTCTCAACTGTGTAATAACAGTTTGTCACCTTGTGATGTTTGCCATTTTGCTAAACAAGGTAGATTACCTTTCAATGTAAGCTCTTCCAAAGCATCCAAACCTTTTGATGTCATTCATTGTGATCTTTGGGGTCCTTATAAATATAAGACCTACTCTACCTGTCAATCTTTTCTTACCATTGTTGATGATTACAGTAGATGTACTTGGACATATTTGTTAAGCTCTAAAACTCAAGTGCCTTCTATTTTTGATAAGTTTTTTGCATATGTTTCCAATCAGTTTCATACATCAGTTAAGAGAGTAAGGTGTGATAATGGAACAGAGTTCATTAACAAAGAACTCTTAGATAAATTTCATCATCTTGGTATTctctgttggattttaaacgcagcgggggcatggcaaaacactttcgtacatataaaatctaaataaaagcatacagatcatgaataaaaattcgagggatcgaatctaacctttaaaataattcggagacaacgatcagagatccttagcagttgctcctcaagtgtgaagcactccaccgatatccaccaataaaacgatgttaaggaggggaaggaggtggagagaattgggttttccaaactttttgggtttttggggttctaataaaaaatagggtctataatagtatatttataggcaaaattttcagctgaaattttcccataaatattattattattatcccatttattattctcattaataattaaaacaccttttaattattaatcctttttctaaacactttagaaataattctctctcttgatttaatttccaaaaattaaatccttaattaataatattaagaacttttcttaattaatttataatcaattaaatctcatttaatcaattattaaatttgccaattaattatttatttcacaaataaataattattagccattattaattaattttccaccataaaatcattctctttttatggtgtgaccctgtaggttcaatattaagccggtagtagaaataaataataataaaactattttatcattatttatataaattctctaatttattaaatatgattaattaattaatcacatttattctacatcgtgagggatacttctcagcatatcgcgactatccggataatatgaattcacttcttagaataccaagaacctattcagtgaatagttacagtataataaactccttctaccctacaatgtcccgattaaatacaaggcatggatctcgtgtcaagcctatctaatttaatcacttgcttaccatttactatgcgtagttcaatgcaaattagaaactcctttctaatttcattcactctggctagagattcctgaactagcataagtggatcagccttgaacattcgcttccttcactggaaggggtagatcctatattgatcatacactattttcgtgtacaaattcctatacccagtagagccctaataattgtccctggagactaagaactaaaccaaagcatagttcagtgtacacaagatgactatgatgacctcaagtctaaggatacttgtgcaactatcactatgtgaacaactgctgacacgtgagtgaactccatcagttgttcagctgtgcgagtcatgttcagtgaacttattctataataagcacctacatactagctatagtgtcaccacataaatgtctatgagaacagacatccttcataatgaagcaagcatagtatgtaccgatctttgcggattattaattaccagttagtaatcctatgatcaggaactatttaagtttagagttatcatcttttaggtctcactattatgatctcataataatccataaaagctttactctaaactatggtatatcttatttaaacacttaaatagatagagcccgtaataaaaacaaaacaagtcttttattaatatcaatgaaatcaaaacagattacacaagaagttattcctaaatcctaattcatgattggacttaggacatattcctttcaatctcccacttgtactaaagccaatcactctggtatctaatacccatcttgtctttatgacgatcaaagtgactttcataaagtagctttatgagtgggtctgctatgttgttatgtgtgtcaactctaattcaatacaatataagaaatgttaccgcgctcccactaacccttttgtagacgcatggttcatctacgtttttgataaaatcaaactctttgattgtctcatcaaaacgaatgttccatctttcgagaggcctgctttaaaccatatatggttcgcagcaaaacgaatgttccatctttcgagaggcctgctttaaaccatatatggttcgcagcagcttacacactaggttttcatttctcttggaaagaaaaccatctggctatttgccagatctcatagtcgtagtaagcagcaatcgcaagcaaaatccgaactgattttaacagggttataggtaaaaagtttcatcaaagtcaatccattgcctttgtttgaattcttttgccacaagcctggccttaaaggtctccacctggtcatctgctataatctatcttttgtataccgtatacatagatttcattccggatttcatggcattatgccatttctctgagtcaacactactcttagcctcattataggtcacagggtcgtcatcatcaaatgattgacaactcattgtcattctcaatgacaaggccatattacctctcaggttggcgagacactctccctgacctatgaataggctgttccacaaaaggttgttcagtcagaacaggtgtttccacttgatccgtagtagtttgtgcttcttgaacttcatcaagttcaattttgctcccactgtttccttcaaggataaactccttttccaagaaggtagcatgtctggagacaaacacccgatgatcggtgtaaaagtaataccctaaagtctctttaggatatcccacaaaaatacattttacggatcgatattccagcttatctgggtcaactttcttgacataagctggacatccccaaatcttaacgtgtttaagactcggtttcctttctttccatatctcatacgaagtttgaggaacagattttggaaggcaccttattcagtaaatatgttgaggtttccaatgcataaccccataggaatactggaagatttgcatagctcatcatggaccgaactatgtctaacaaagttcgatttctcctttcagataccaatctggaggagtccactgggagactataccatttactttgagataatctagaaacactccattaaagtattcaccacctcgatctaatcgaagagttataatactatgtttggttgtttctccacttcatacttatattctttgaacttttcaaaggcctcagacttgtgtttaatcaaacacatatccgaatccagatctatcatctataaaagtaatgaagtatgaaaatccacccatggcttgcgtagacattggtccacatacatctgtgtgtaccattcctagcaaatttgcagccctctctccatgtctactaaatggagactgcagtgccacaatgaagtgagattttcatcatcccttttcttttattagtttgttcaatctgaagtaaattatatcacatttatacagaccattatttaaagtaccacgtccataaagaatattatctctaagaatagaacattcattattctcaataataaatgaaaatccagccaagtctaacatgggaataatattcctcacaatcgagggaacaaaataacaatgatttaaaacaatagtcttgcccgtaggcatatgtaaatgaaatgattctacatcttcagcaacaactcttgctctatttcccatcagtagaatcacctcctcttcctcaagagtcctacttctccttggtccctgcaacaaattgcagatttgagaaccacaggcggtatctaatacccaagtagaaatttgatttaatgacatattcacttctatcatgaacatacctgaatcagaagcggcagtcttactacccttcttcttgtaagtcatatgtcatagcctatttgtatattcgaggattcaactcaactcaaataagaatgtaataagtaaatagtggaactaccatcagagagatctcgcaaagtaatatctgtcaaagga carries:
- the LOC141691338 gene encoding ankyrin repeat-containing protein NPR4-like, whose amino-acid sequence is MVQPSLREKKNKRGNSSSVHADMMEKGERWMKETAAQCMVVAALIATIMFAAAFTLPGGTNQETGHPIFKQESAFIMFVIMDAISLFSSSASILMFLVIFTARYAERDFLVSLPIKLMIGLLSLFISITTMMIAFSASFFLVYTKGTKWVPYLISGLAGVPVALFAALQYRLSYDMVRTTFSSSFLFKPKKHGLYLYFVLPPFIKGCSRTESSRVLIK